In Halococcus salsus, the DNA window GCCATCGGTGTCGGTGGGATGCTTGCACTCGGTGGGCAGGATTACGTTGCCGAAAACATCGATGACTGGATGGGGAGTGTGCGCAATAGCGCGTCCGATCTCAATGAGGACGCAGAATCTGATTCTGGGCCGGGCGACGGCTTCGAGTCGCCGGGATCAACCGACGACTGACACCACTCCTCTCGCTAAAGGGTTCGAGAAACCAGAGGTCAGCTAGGTGGGTTCGTCCTGCATAGCCACCTGCGAAATTTAGACTACTGATATAGATTCGAGTCCAGTGTGCATGAGAAACCCACCTGCCTGACTTCAGAGATGTATGAGAAATCCATCTGCCTGATTTCAGGTTGAACTGTTTGCAATGACTGAGCTAACGCCGACTGATCTCAATCGAGTCAAATTCAGAGGATTTCGATCTTTGTCTTACAAAGGCTCGAATCCAATATTTATCTGCGGGGATAAGGACGAAGTGATGACGGAAGAAACGACCGAAGACTTCTCCGCAACCAAAGCAGTACAGGCACTCTCAGAGATAGAAGGATACGGCGAAACGCTGACCGCACGCACATTTGGCCTAAACCTCATGGTGTTTGCGCTGGCGATCGCAGCGATCCCGATCTCCTACACAGCAGCCGACCCGTGGCTAACCACCCACGAGAACGGCTCACTCGTGCTCGCCTTCCTCTGGCTTCCATGGATAGCAGGCGCAGTTATCACCACGTCAATACTCTGGTCCACGCACTCAATTACACTTGGTCGGGATCAAAATTCACTCAGCCAAGGTGCCCTGGGAATAGGATTCACCATCCTCTTCTTCGCAATTGCAGCTGGCGTCTCAATTACACTCGGATCTGATGTAACCATATACAGCATCATGGGCATTACAGGTGGCGTCCTCACAGCCGTCATCGGTGTGGTCTTCTATATCTTATACAACGCGAGATGGGTGCTGACACCGATGATAATGGCCGGTGCCATGATACTCCTTGCGAGCATCGCAATTCACCAGGCAGACCTCTCACTTCTCGGGGAAGGATTTGCTCTCGGACTTACCCAGGGAGTTGCGTATTTTGCCACAGGCTGGATAATAACGTATCGAGGGTAAAATGAATCTCCCATCGGATCTCGAACTCATCCATCAACCAACTAGACTCCGAATCATGGGGGTTCTATACAAACACAGAGACGTCTCGTACACCCGCATCCGAAATCACCTGGATCTCACAGATGGGAATCTTGCCTCACACGCAGAAAAACTAGAGGAAGCAGGGTATGTTGAGGATCGACGTGCATGGGCTCAAAATGGCTTCGAAACACGCTACCGTATCACAAAATCCGGCGTTACTGCATTCCAATTGTACCTACAAGAACTAAGCGGATTCGTAGACGAACATGAAACATTCCATCGATCAAACTGAAAAGTCCTAGAGGAGCCAGAAGTCGGCTGACGATGACGGGGATGACAGCCTCTTAGAAGTGTGGAAAGAGATATGCGGCGAGTGGGAGTTCGAGGACGTGGACGGTGAACCAAACGAGTGGATACCGTTCTCGCGACTGCTCGCGGACATCCAGCGTGAAGAGGAAGTCGAAGACCGCAAGCAGAAAGCACAGGAGAGAGAGAGATGGACACCAGTGAAACAACGGTATTCGAGACGAATCATCCCTCTGTCACCGCCAGTAACGCCGACGATTATACTATTTCTGTTTTGGGTATTTGTAGCTACCTCAGCGGTTCCCCAATCTCAGACCGGTAAATCAGCTGGATCTGATGGGAAGTGGTCTGCTGAGATCAGCATTAATGCATGAGCTGACTATAGAACAGAATTTTCAGATGAACTTCTTGGAGCCGCCTCTCAAGAGCAGCGGCGAACGCATCGGATTCGTCAGGAACTATCCGTACTCACCGAGTGACTGGTTCCAGTAGTTGCGGATCAATCGGAACGTCCGCGGCATTCCGCCGCGGACTGGATACTGGCGTCGGTAGTAGTCGGGAAGGATGTACGCGAGAAGCCGTCATAACCTCTCCGAGACGAAATTCCTCGTGGACGGTATGGGATATCTGACTGCCCTCGCAGAAACCGATCCGGGCGGTCACCTCGACTACGTTACGCGAAATCTGATCGAAAAGTGGTTCCAGACACTGAAAATGCGCGTCTGGCGCTCCCATAACACGTGGATGGGCGGCAGAGCCAGTGCGCAGCGCTGGCTCGCCGTCTTTGCTTTCTATTACAATCTCCAGCGACCGAATCAAGCACTCGATAACCGCACGCCAGTTGAAGAGGTAACGAACGACTGACTAGACACTACCTGGGTGCAAATTCTATTGGTTTGTTATCAGATCGGTTGAGTGATATTTGAGCAAATGAATAACGCTCATGTATAGTAGTGGTCCATGTCCATCCGAGCGTTGTGAGCGCAATCGAGTGGGGAGTGAATACGGTGCTGAATAGTTCACTTCGCGGTCTCAGGATGCTGGTTGAGCGATTTCGCTGCCAGTGTGGCCGTCTCAGTCGTCGGTTTCCAGCAGCGACGGCGCGAACGACCGCTGGAACTACGACTGGTCGTAGAGCGCCACGACGTGTTCTACGACTTCTTCTTCGACACCGATCGTTCGGCGGTTCGGCCGGACGAGACGGGACCGTTAACGGCGAGCGCGAGGATTGAATCGGCGGTATCGTAGTCAATCCCGAGGTTCTCCTCGTCGGTGCCGAGACCATCGACATCCGGGCTTGCCTTGCGTTCGACAATCCTGTCGGGGACGTCGACGTAGTCGGCGAGCTGTCTGACCTGCTGTTTGTAGAGATGGAGAATCGGCTGACAATCAACGGCAGCATCGCCATGCTTGTCGAAGTGGCCCGTCAGCCACTCGCTCCGGTTGCTCGTGCCGACGAGCACACCACTCGTCGTCATCGCGCTCAACTGTTCGAGCAGGGTCCGGGTTCGAACCGAGGTGACCGTACGCTGGAGCGATTCGATCATCTCACGGAGATCGTCGTCGCCAGTAGCGTCGTTCCGGTCGGGGGCGACGTCGGTGATGGCGTCAACCAGCGGTTCAATTTCTACGATGTTGTAGTCGATACCGAGTTCGTCGGCGGTGCGCTCGGCATCGCTAATAGTCTTATCGTCGCTGACCTCGCTCGGCATTACGAGTCCATAGATGTTCTCGGTGCCGAGCACCTCGTCAGCGAGGTACGCGACGAGGGTGCTGTCGATGCCGCCGGAGAGACCGACGACTGAGTGTCGTATTCGATGGTGTGGCCCATTCGTTCGACCTCGCGTTCGACGTTATCCTCGATGAACGACAGGATTCGGTCGTATTCGGCGTCGAGTTCGTCGTCGGTGAATCGGCGGTCGAGTGGGTCTGCAGCCGTCTCCATGCAGGCGTTGCTGCCATCCCCGACAGGAACGACCGCGAGTTATATCCGTGTGTCCTACCTGACAATTATGTGTTCTTCTTTACGATAGTGACGATATAACGTATGTATCGCTACCGTGTGATAAGCTAGCAAAATTCCGTTCGCGTTCGTTTTTGCGGAAATCAGCTCGTTGCCGACAAAGGCTACAACTGGATAGTGTCGCGGGAGGAACTACGAGAGGAAGGCGTGAGACCTCTGATCAAGCACCGGGTCTTCCGGCCCATCGACTACGCGCACAACCGCGGGTCGACGGCCCTCGATACCGCCAGCGGTCGATGTCCGAGAGCGTGTTCACGATAATCAAGCGCACGCTCGGCAACGCCGTGCGAGCGTAGTTCTGGTATTGTGAGTTCCGTGAGATCGTCCTGATGTTCGCTATTTCGAACATCGAATAACTCTGTGAGCAACTGTGATCACTGTGCTGCCCCCCAATTCAACACGGCAACTCTTTCTGCTCTATTGAAAATGGATGGCAGCGTAGGGATTTGAGGGTTTAGGCAATCATCCTCCGGTATAATCCGCTCCTACTTTGTCTGGATTATACCTGATCGAACGGATCGCGCCGGTCGCTGCCAAACCAGTCTGGGAACTCACGATTCTTTCTGACTCAACTGCGTGACGTCTCTATTCAACGTCAGTGAATCCTGCCGCTGTACCGCATTTTCAATAGAGCAACTCTTTCCACTCTGCTGTTATACCATTTCGAGCTATGTCTCATCGGTAGTTCCCAACACTTGTTGGTGGTTGAATTGTTGTTTGATAGCGCGTGCAGTGTTCGGTCCGATTCCGTATATTTCCTCCAAGTCGGATTTTGACGCTTTCGAAAGCTCCTCTGTCGAACTATATTCCGCAGAAAGCGCAGCACTGATCTCTGGCCCAACGCCTTTCACCTCCTCGACATACCTGCGAAGCTGTTTAGACTCGGGGTCAAGCGCAATGTTGACACGTCGCTCCATCTCCGTCAGTGTGATCCGCCCCTCCGTATACGCTTCACGAGCGGCTTCAACGTCATAGATAGTCGTGTCGTCTGTCCGTTCGGGTGATTCATACTGCAAAATGCCAACAGCAGTGAGTACAACAAGTAA includes these proteins:
- a CDS encoding transcriptional regulator translates to MNLPSDLELIHQPTRLRIMGVLYKHRDVSYTRIRNHLDLTDGNLASHAEKLEEAGYVEDRRAWAQNGFETRYRITKSGVTAFQLYLQELSGFVDEHETFHRSN
- the nadE gene encoding NAD(+) synthase; the protein is MRHSVVGLSGGIDSTLVAYLADEVLGTENIYGLVMPSEVSDDKTISDAERTADELGIDYNIVEIEPLVDAITDVAPDRNDATGDDDLREMIESLQRTVTSVRTRTLLEQLSAMTTSGVLVGTSNRSEWLTGHFDKHGDAAVDCQPILHLYKQQVRQLADYVDVPDRIVERKASPDVDGLGTDEENLGIDYDTADSILALAVNGPVSSGRTAERSVSKKKS
- a CDS encoding helix-hairpin-helix domain-containing protein, with protein sequence MDAIPRVLYHTLYVVMILFCGVWFGIQYATGTSWWSIIYLALLVVLTAVGILQYESPERTDDTTIYDVEAAREAYTEGRITLTEMERRVNIALDPESKQLRRYVEEVKGVGPEISAALSAEYSSTEELSKASKSDLEEIYGIGPNTARAIKQQFNHQQVLGTTDET